ATCAGGATAGGTAGCATCACAATAGATGGAATATTGAacaattaaacattttcaaattttgctgttTATTCATTGCGCAAGTCAATGgacaaaatacacatctgaactggcagatgtcgattttcgcgacaaccccaaaaattggttaaaggcaatCCACATAGGCctcaaataaagttatttgtgctgaagttgatttttagccttCCAGAGCTATTTCCAAGtctctggagaaatgataaaaaatcgctggaggctccagaatggtcgaaatgggggTTTTACCTATTCGGAACGTCAAAAATAGGTCgaagctcgatttcggataggtagcatcgcaaaagatggaatatttaacattttcaaattttggcattttttccaatgggcaaaaatacacatctgaactggcagacgccgattttcgcgacaaccccaaaaattggttaaaggcaacccacataggccccaaataaagtgatttgtgctgaagttgatttttagcccttccagagctatttcaagtttctggagaaatgataaaaaatcgctggaggctccagaatgactcgaattgaggttttgcgaatttcgatagttgtaaatgagttagggacgtcatctgaactacttcccgagaaaatttcaattttcatcactattttctatttttggtttaattgataattttttggatttttcaattttcaaaaattcaccaaaaatcgagaaatcaacttcagcacttgaaattttggatttggggtcctgaggtagtcccctttcaatctagctttgattcgttcattttcgtttctgccggttcaggtagttcccttgtcagtttttttttttttttgtcaaaatcgtcagaaaaaatttcatgttgaaattttcaaaaatcctgctttttgttcttgtgaaaaaatcactGCTTTTCGTCAAAATCTATTTGCCCGAATTGTCAGAAAGTTTCAtttctttggaaatttattaaatGGCAAAATATTTTAAGTTTTGGCAgaatccccccccctcctcatcgCTCCCTTAAATACGTGTGTTATGTTTTGCGTTGAAATTGCCGGAAGTCTCAGATTCGGGTCAGAATTGCCCAGAAAGTTCTATTTTATGTCTAAATCATTTTCAGTAGTTCTTAGTTTCTGTCAAAATCGCCAAAAcgattcttctttttttatcaataattcatCAAATACGTTGTGCCACTTTCTGTTTGTGAAAAAAGCcacgtttttgtcaaaattgcttgATAAAATTAGTgtcttttttgagttttttgccCAAATCATATCAAAGTCCTCTTTTCtgcctaaaattgccaaaaaaaagtcgtgttttctaatgtgaaattcgaaaaaaaattgtttttcgccCAAATTGCTGAAagagtctcatttttttgtcaaaatttttataaagtacCCACTGTTTCTGCTATAATTGCAAAAGTGATATTGTTATacttttgccgaagttgtttttgtagaaaaaaatatttgttgccaaaatatctaaaaaaagattcaattttttgtaaaaactgtcaaaaatttcaaaaaaagttcaattttttccaaaattatcaaaaagttttagtttttgtcgaaattgtcaaaattttaaattttctccaaagaAGTTCGGTTTCCAttgtatttgattttcaaagaccaaaaaaaattgtgaatttttgatttttgatttcagtatcAACCATGAAATAGAacgatacgatttttttttcaagtacgtagacgtacatataAAAGTTGTTCAATAgctaattaggtaggtatacctattactttgaaagtttttaataCTCATCATTACCTACTCTTAGATGCAATGCATTTTAACGTGGTCTGGTTTTGTGGTTTATCACGTGTTTGTTCTTTTTGCATATGAGAAAGTGATACTCGAACTACTTTTTATCATTTCTACGCAGGTAGAGGTACTATTATTAACAACATTTTCAAGTGAAATATCGAGAACGATTTTAAGTACCTAATCCTGGCTGCCGAATAATTGGTGAGTACGTACATTGTACTTGtagatgttttttaaaatttttcttaaccACGTTTTGGCATTTTGCAtcgaagcattaaaaaaattccaacaaattcccgaaaaatcgtgaaatttcgaccgatttagcaaaaattgcgtTTAGAAACGTCGAACTTGTTAGAATGACTTCAGAACTATTAAAAATaacgaagaaaattttattttttgacaaaaatgcttttttgcttttttcaaaaaaattcgagtgTTCGGCCAAAATCGCCAAGAAGTATGttgtttgctaaaattgtccaaaaaggTCGATGTTATTATAGCGAAAATTGTCATGGAAGttctatttttggtgaaaatggtCAGCAatcctatttttgtttttttgccaaaactatCAAAGAAGTCCATGTTTTGTTTTCACCTGTTTTTAgccaatattgtaaaaaaaaaaaaaactcaaatttgtgCCCATCCAAATTGTGAGAAAGTCcctttttttgttaattaaattgtgaaaaatccttCAAGTTACGTCAAAATTATTATGTTACTTGCTAAAATTACTAAGAaactcagtttttttaaaaaaattggtcagtGTTTTTTGTTCTTGTGAAAAAAGCCCTGCTATTCGTCAAAATTACTGAAAGAAATCCCATTTTGTTCCCgaattatcagaaaattaaaaataggtacgtgTATGTTCTGCGCTGAAATCGCCGGAATTCTCACATTTGGGTCAAAATTGCCCAGAAAGTTCTACATACGTattatataagtacctacttattattcaatgtcaaaatcgccaaaacagtccttcttttttttttaccaataattatgAAATGCATAGTGCCATTTTCTGTTTGTGAAATCAAATGATTTGGgcaaaaaagagacttttttcaagcaattttaagGAAAACAGACccttatttcaaataggtaggtaataagttTGTAAACGTACCTGAGTGTACCTACTGTGGCAATAAATTAAAACTTGACTGGTTTGTGAAAAAAGCCATGTTTTCcctaaaattgcttgaaaaaaattctcttttttgcccaaatcatctcaaagttgaaagtccttttttctcacttttgtcTATGAAATTGCTATTAAAAGTCGTGTTTTcttttaatgtgaaaaaatttgttttttcgccCAAATTGCTGAAAGAGTCccattttttgtcgaaattgtcaaaaagtatctaCTGTTTCTGCCATAATTGTCAAAGCGATCCTGTTAGGAATActtctgccaaaaaatttcgtttttttttattgtgtagGAAATAATATTTCTTGcctgaattgataaaaaaaagttcattttttggtaaaaattgtcaatttgtcaaaattgtaaaacatttcaattttttttaaattttcaaaaaatttccgtttttgTTAAATACTtaagttgttgaaattttagtaaaaattgattatatcatctgttgaataaaatttcgcaaaaatgacttgaaatatgtcgtggaaacaaaaaaatgaaagtttcagaAGTGATACGTATCGCGTACTTTGAGAGgataatcgacgaatgatgtcaaaattaGTGTTGctactttcaaaaacctaaaaaaaaaaaaaaaaataatttaaaaactaattATCTAAGTATAACTACGAAAGGTATCGACGAGTtacaattctaaaaaaattctcagttttagtcccgtttatgtagaataacatatcaaaaaaattagacttgcattttttttcattttcgataaaaaaaaattacttacctacaagTTATTGgcatttattgcaaaaatatttttgagatattttaggtatctacctatgtGTAAGCCAACATGTGAAAACATTTCACCCCTTCCCTCCAATCTTCTCAGTATGTTTCACTCATATGCgatttattcgagaaaaaaaaattttcaaaagattttacattgcctccaaagAAGCTacgagcatttgaaatttttcaactgccaagtagaactctaaaagttGACTTGGATTGTGATAGCCATGGCCCCGATTGGCAGAATTTTAAATGCTATCTTTTGAAACGTGGTCAGTTTTCCGAAAAGTAAAAGGCTGAGTGGAGGATAGAGCGAAAAAAGAActatgttttcaaaaacattcgTTGTAGAATCTAATGAAGGCATCGCCAGTGCTGAATCAGACGACAcgtttcacgattttttcaattttcaggaaattctGGGGGTTGATGGGAAGTGTTTGAGGGGCCAATTCATAAAAAAACAGCGAGCTAATATTCGTATTTCTGGGTGAATTTATTACCTATATCcgattttttgttattttacgaaaatttattgttgaattattatttttattgcgaTCACAACAGTGACTAATTACGATCATTACGATTGCAGGTTAGAATGgaagttgaaatgaatttaGAACTGGAAATGGCAGAAGTTAGACCAAGAGTGTACGATATTGTCCATCCGACACCAGTACCATTGGCACAGCTGTCAGCTATTGTCACTAGCTTCGAAGTATGGCGCTATGAAATGAATACTCATCGTATGAGAAATAATTTGTCGGACTTTTGTAAAACTCGGgaatattacgagtataatatcAAGTTGAAAACTATACTTCCCGATTTGCCATGCGTGATTTTAGATCTAATCCGAGAATATATCAGAAAGTTCCAACGTTCATTACAAGATTGGTTCAACCGTCATTATGAAACAGTATTCAAGTCCTATAATTGCTCGCAGAACTGTATTTTGAACGAGTTCGATGATTTCGTGACTGATTTCAAAGGTGATATTGATTACGATCGGACAGCCGAACGTGTAATGCAATGTGATCGACTCGACGATActgtgaaattcaaaattgcctgtATGTATTGCTTAGAAGACGACATCAGACGACTTTGGCCACCTGTACGTGAAGCAATAACCTCAATAGATGTTAATTCTTACGATTGTGATCAACTGCAATACTGGATTGGCATTCTCACAAATCAGTTGGATAAAACATACGTTTTCAAAGAAGATCATGTCACGACTTGTGAAGAAATGTTTCCGCGGTGCGCAACTAGTAAAAACAGATCATCgatggagtatttttggaatcgcgTGCGACCAAATAGTCAAAGAAAGAAGGCTTCGGATATGCTCGATTACGACGACTCGTGTCTTGCCAGAttcattttgccaaaactgGACGATCAACAGCTTTCTGAATTTGTCAATACGTATGGCTGTTCACTTATGACTGCAGAATTGTTAGAACATCAAGTCGATGAGGGGATCGTTGTTATACCAACTTGGATGCACATCAGAGATTTTATGAATGAAAGCCAGTTTTTGGAACTTTCCCAATGTATGTGGAAATGGTTATTGTCGGATAATAGCCACTATAGGCtgctatttttttgtcaagaaataTGGAATACTGCTCCGTATGATTTAAGACAATCGACAGTAAGAAAAATTCTATCCAACACTGAATTGTTTAATAGGCCTGAGCTCTTTTCCCAGCTCAATAATGAGAATTTTGTTAAGTTCCTGTTAAACATTCTTCTATCTGCGTCTATCGATGAAAGAAGCTCATTCTGGAATAACTGCTGGCATCATCTAATTGCAGTCGCTCGATGCGAATACTTGCAACAATTTATAAAACTGTGCTTTGGAAACGAAGATGCGATTACTCAGTTCAAGACGAACGTAATGCCCAACAGCGAGCACCTACGCCGGTTTTGTATTGCATTAGTAAAGGGTGcgagttttgtaaattttgaaaaattgaatgacttGCTGAAGTTCTGTTATCCTGAAGCCCAACAAGCGAAAAACTTCAAACAAGAATTACTTCGGTTAGCTTTTCTCGGTGAAGATTGTCAATTTTGTAGAGACATTGTCCGAAATTATTCTTATAATTTAAATCACTTCATTAACGAAACTTACGGTGTCGCTGATCTATCCGTCGATTTCAAAAAGCAGCTGCTGATGTCCCCTGCGTTTGAAGAATTCATATCTTTTCGTGTTAACTCGAATAATATTTATTGTTTAACTGAAATCGGAGCTTTTGTCGACGTATTTAAACCAACTGAACAAACACTAGTGCAAATAAAAACTCGTACTATTGATTATTTTAAAGAGAGTTTAACTGGAGATCGATCAGGACGTGACTTATTGAATAGAAGAAGTTTAAATCGTTTTTTATTGTGGTGTTTGGGAAGTGATGCCGAAGTGAAGAAATTTAGGCATGACTATGCATTAAGAATTTATAGGAATGACTGGTGAATCTTGTCAGTTCGAGGGattattttgtaaaactttTCTTCTTCAGTTTGGATTTGGAATGTTTTGTatttcgatatattttttctgtttagtCGAGCTTTTATTCGTCAAATTTGATTACATAAGTTAAGATagttcgttcattttttgtggtCGGATATTCAACCTGATAACCGCTTGATTATGAATGAGAAAAGTTCGAAgttcgtaggtctaggtacatacaacTAGGTACGTGATTTTTAATTCTAACAGGTTTTTATCAAGTTTATTTTCTcgacgtttttttatttttattttattatattattttattggaGCAGTTTTCTCatgtttgtgaaaattgctgggaaaatcgtttttttatgtcgcaattaggtacctatatcaatAAAATGTTCATGTATATCTAGTGAAGATCATTTTAATCTATCTTGGTTGTtggtacataatataaaaattcttTGAGGGATTTGATCGTAATAGTATAATGATGGTGAATTGTAttgcaaaaatatacctacctaatatcgGAGGATTTTAGTCAAAGTCAGTATAGTGACACTAGTGACcctcattttgagttggaagtcGCAACatttttagctgtttttttcattctatcCCCTGCAGTTTTCCAATAATTATTGCCTATTTCAAACAAATCAAAAACagtaggtgggtaattctcagaaaaaggtaaaaatcgtgtacatggcaaatttctcaaaggttttagcatgaatttttttttttttttggtccattcaaggatcatcccccacacatttcacatatggtattgaaatttttagcccctcctttcattggtgtacattcggttttataccccaaatgtccttcgacttggctgtcacacaccatgtttttgaaaatgaatgttataaagtgtcatgaacttcatttttttttttggaaaaattgacacattctcattatcttagaacacgaaggtccattattgtgcaaatggcaattgcaataagtccataggaagctgacatttcacatttgaaaactgtcacacactttttgcgcaaattttagagcaattttcaattatttttggtagcttcccaatccaacatttttttctggcgagtggctgcactggttcactgtcctcataaaaatgttaccccgcaatgttattttcaaaacctacgcaatggctcgttctgatcttacttgtctctgaaaatatgatatttcgcaaaatcggtgtccttcggcttgcctttttatttaccctgatgaacccgtcaaaaacgataattaagaaagggaagttattctacatgataagtacgcatttattacgtgttcaaactcgaataatgtccagtttaggtaaggctagaaacgaaaaaacgttgagattgtccttcggcttgttcagcgcccatttgtccttcgacttggtcaaatttcagacagctgtaggttttatcgcgctagtcgacatattacacgataatacaagcaaaatttgacattttctccctccccacacctcacctccagccctaccaaaaaaataagtccagattcgaactttgcggcctgaaaaacatgaatcgacatattacacgataatataagcaaaatttgacattttccccctccccacgcctcaccctccacctctacataaaaaataactccagattcgaattctacgacctcgaaaacatatcaatcgacatattacacatcgatgagggtcgaatcctaattatcgctgttttagggtGCCAGGGGTCCTCAgtgggggggggattgaattgaggccaacactagaacagggatctgggtcacctatacaaatgattcccacttggaattttccaaaaaaatgatttttatttttcaaaattatgcacatcaaaattgaccttttttctgagaattacccacctaaCTAATGTTGAAAGttcgagaagaaaataatttcaaaacacgaattttgaGATAGGATACATACTATGTACCTTTTGGAACCAGATCTTGGAAGTCGcaaaatttttagcagtttttttttactccatcagctgcaattttttcagtaattattgccaatttcaaacaaaaaaaaatcgaaaaataaggTGAAaactcagtaatttttttttttttttttaaattggcaccATTGCATTCCAGAATATTTCCTCAGGTTCAGGATGAGATTCAGAAACTacattgtacctacatatttttgacATCAATGTGGAAAGTTTGAGAAGAAGAGAATTTCAAACCTCGAATTTTCTCCAAGatgagcgatttgaaaattatccacCGCTCAGTAAAATGTTAGAAATGggcttgaattttgatggcaatggcctaTATATAGGTTGACGCAGAATCTGAGATAGGTACTGCCTTTTAGAACTTgaccagtttttcaaaaacaaataacacgatttttttcgaaaatgttcccTCTTTGAAGACCAATATTCTCTCTCCCCCCCTCCCTAAGGGAAACTTCGGaactgcaatttttctaaatgattttcaactcaatatGAAAgtctgttttgaatttggtcaacatttcctagcatttttttccctcgtgaACTATcctaatatgtaggtacacgaTTGCATTATCTGCCAAAATACAACTGCGATATTGCTATTGTTCACACTTCACAGTCTAAATGGTAACATCTACAAATTCTTTCCCTTTCACCCTCACCCACTAAACCGTTTTTTCACAATGTATCAGTTCTACGCGCGTATTTCTACGTCCAGGTATTTATAATTCGTAACCAGTTTGGTCAGTTTGGTGTTTTTGTTAGATGCATCTTAACGTGGTCTGGTTTATCACGTGTTCTTTCTTTTTGCATAAGTATGAGAAAGTGatatttgaaccattttttgtcatttctacGCAAGTGAAATATCGTGAACGATTTTTAGTACTCCTGGCTGTCGAATAATTGGTGAGCacgtagtatgtacctacattgtacTATTGTAGATATTGCCTACCTATTTAGTGTTTTTCTAAACCACGTTTTGGCATTTTGCAtcgaagcattaaaaaaattgctgcaaTTACcagaaaatcgtgaaatttcgaccaatttatcaaaaattgcgtATAGAAACGTAAAACTTGTTAGAATGATTTTACAACTATTACAAATAGGTAACCAAGAAACgatcattttagcaaaatttttaaaaatcacgtgcATTAGAGAATATTAGGTGCTTATACCagtaaaaatttacttaatttgATCTGTTATTGAATATAATTTCGCAAGAATTACTTGAAATGTCGTGGAAACAAAAATATCAGAATGAAGAACTAGGTATAActttatggtaaaaatttgtcaaaaataataaagtt
This region of Planococcus citri chromosome 5, ihPlaCitr1.1, whole genome shotgun sequence genomic DNA includes:
- the LOC135848257 gene encoding uncharacterized protein LOC135848257 isoform X2, which gives rise to MEVEMNLELEMAEVRPRVYDIVHPTPVPLAQLSAIVTSFEVWRYEMNTHRMRNNLSDFCKTREYYEYNIKLKTILPDLPCVILDLIREYIRKFQRSLQDWFNRHYETVFKSYNCSQNCILNEFDDFVTDFKGDIDYDRTAERVMQCDRLDDTVKFKIACMYCLEDDIRRLWPPVREAITSIDVNSYDCDQLQYWIGILTNQLDKTYVFKEDHVTTCEEMFPRCATSKNRSSMEYFWNRVRPNSQRKKASDMLDYDDSCLARFILPKLDDQQLSEFVNTYGCSLMTAELLEHQVDEGIVVIPTWMHIRDFMNESQFLELSQCMWKWLLSDNSHYRLLFFCQEIWNTAPYDLRQSTVRKILSNTELFNRPELFSQLNNENFVKFLLNILLSASIDERSSFWNNCWHHLIAVARCEYLQQFIKLCFGNEDAITQFKTNVMPNSEHLRRFCIALVKGASFVNFEKLNDLLKFCYPEAQQAKNFKQELLRLAFLGEDCQFCRDIVRNYSYNLNHFINETYGVADLSVDFKKQLLMSPAFEEFISFRVNSNNIYCLTEIGAFVDVFKPTEQTLVQIKTRTIDYFKESLTGDRSGRDLLNRRSLNRFLLWCLGSDAEVKKFRHDYALRIYRNDW
- the LOC135848257 gene encoding uncharacterized protein LOC135848257 isoform X1 — translated: MVRMEVEMNLELEMAEVRPRVYDIVHPTPVPLAQLSAIVTSFEVWRYEMNTHRMRNNLSDFCKTREYYEYNIKLKTILPDLPCVILDLIREYIRKFQRSLQDWFNRHYETVFKSYNCSQNCILNEFDDFVTDFKGDIDYDRTAERVMQCDRLDDTVKFKIACMYCLEDDIRRLWPPVREAITSIDVNSYDCDQLQYWIGILTNQLDKTYVFKEDHVTTCEEMFPRCATSKNRSSMEYFWNRVRPNSQRKKASDMLDYDDSCLARFILPKLDDQQLSEFVNTYGCSLMTAELLEHQVDEGIVVIPTWMHIRDFMNESQFLELSQCMWKWLLSDNSHYRLLFFCQEIWNTAPYDLRQSTVRKILSNTELFNRPELFSQLNNENFVKFLLNILLSASIDERSSFWNNCWHHLIAVARCEYLQQFIKLCFGNEDAITQFKTNVMPNSEHLRRFCIALVKGASFVNFEKLNDLLKFCYPEAQQAKNFKQELLRLAFLGEDCQFCRDIVRNYSYNLNHFINETYGVADLSVDFKKQLLMSPAFEEFISFRVNSNNIYCLTEIGAFVDVFKPTEQTLVQIKTRTIDYFKESLTGDRSGRDLLNRRSLNRFLLWCLGSDAEVKKFRHDYALRIYRNDW